A genome region from Hevea brasiliensis isolate MT/VB/25A 57/8 chromosome 9, ASM3005281v1, whole genome shotgun sequence includes the following:
- the LOC110663951 gene encoding mavicyanin, giving the protein MATATATAFLILLLSVPAAYATQYVVGDSAGWTNFGSDYGTWASGKTFTVGDSLVFNYDSSTHKVAEVPQSDYNSCSASNAIQTYSDGSTTISLSKTGSMHFICPTAGHCSSGMKLSINVVAASTTPAPSSGSTTPAPPSGSTPPSSGTTPTKASPPPPAKNGAATIFYSMNSFVLLSFLLALALIG; this is encoded by the exons ATGGCAACTGCAACTGCAACTGCTTTCCTAATTCTTCTACTGAGCGTTCCGGCAGCCTACGCTACGCAGTACGTGGTGGGTGACAGCGCTGGATGGACCAATTTTGGATCAGATTACGGCACCTGGGCCTCTGGTAAAACTTTCACCGTGGGCGACAGTCTTG tgTTCAACTATGATAGTTCCACACACAAAGTAGCTGAAGTACCCCAAAGCGACTACAACAGCTGCAGCGCAAGCAATGCCATCCAAACCTACAGCGATGGAAGCACCACAATATCCCTTTCCAAGACTGGTTCTATGCATTTCATCTGTCCTACTGCTGGTCACTGTAGCAGCGGCATGAAGTTATCTATCAATGTTGTGGCCGCCAGCACCACCCCTGCCCCTTCATCAGGTTCCACAACCCCTGCTCCTCCATCTGGCTCCACTCCCCCCTCTTCTGGCACCACACCCACCAAAGCATCACCTCCACCGCCGGCCAAAAATGGAGCTGCTACCATTTTTTATAGCATGAATAGTTTTGTTCTGCTTAGTTTCTTGCTTGCACTTGCATTGATTGGCTAG
- the LOC110663956 gene encoding protein mago nashi homolog isoform X1 produces the protein MAMAAEDDEFYLRYYVGHKGKFGHEFLEFEFRPDGKLRYANNSNYKNDTMIRKEVFLTPAVVRECRRIISESEFFVCSFCGYVISELVQMIWVSQIMKEDDANWPEPDRVGRQELEIVMGNEHISFTTSKIGSLVDVQSSKDPEGLRIFYYLVQDLKCFVFSLISLHFKIKPI, from the exons ATGGCAATGGCAGCAGAAGATGATGAGTTCTACCTTCGATACTACGTGGGACACAAGGGGAAATTCGGCCACGAGTTTCTTGAGTTCGAGTTCAGGCCAGATGGCAAGCTTCGTTATGCCAACAACTCCAATTACAAGAACGACACCATGATCCGCAAGGAAGTCTTCCTCACCCCTGCCGTCGTTAGGGAGTGCCGCCGTATCATCTCCGAGAGCGag TTTTTTGTTTGCAGTTTTTGTGGATATGTGATTTCTGAGTTGGTTCAAATGATTTGGGTTTCTCAGATCATGAAGGAAGATGATGCCAACTGGCCAGAACCAGACAGGGTTGGGCGACAAGAGCTTGAGATTGTGATGGGAAACGAGCATATCTCCTTCACTACCTCAAAGATTGGGTCACTTGTCGATGTCCAGAGTAGTAAGGATCCTGAAGGACTTCGTATTTTCTATTACCTTGTTCAG GACTTGAAGTGCTTTGTTTTCTCCCTCATCTCACTACATTTCAAGATCAAGCCTATTTAA
- the LOC110663956 gene encoding protein mago nashi homolog isoform X2 has translation MAMAAEDDEFYLRYYVGHKGKFGHEFLEFEFRPDGKLRYANNSNYKNDTMIRKEVFLTPAVVRECRRIISESEIMKEDDANWPEPDRVGRQELEIVMGNEHISFTTSKIGSLVDVQSSKDPEGLRIFYYLVQDLKCFVFSLISLHFKIKPI, from the exons ATGGCAATGGCAGCAGAAGATGATGAGTTCTACCTTCGATACTACGTGGGACACAAGGGGAAATTCGGCCACGAGTTTCTTGAGTTCGAGTTCAGGCCAGATGGCAAGCTTCGTTATGCCAACAACTCCAATTACAAGAACGACACCATGATCCGCAAGGAAGTCTTCCTCACCCCTGCCGTCGTTAGGGAGTGCCGCCGTATCATCTCCGAGAGCGag ATCATGAAGGAAGATGATGCCAACTGGCCAGAACCAGACAGGGTTGGGCGACAAGAGCTTGAGATTGTGATGGGAAACGAGCATATCTCCTTCACTACCTCAAAGATTGGGTCACTTGTCGATGTCCAGAGTAGTAAGGATCCTGAAGGACTTCGTATTTTCTATTACCTTGTTCAG GACTTGAAGTGCTTTGTTTTCTCCCTCATCTCACTACATTTCAAGATCAAGCCTATTTAA
- the LOC110663950 gene encoding uncharacterized protein LOC110663950 codes for MMQSPCLHLCKTSFTVNHRLGFHYTLKSLSTRNLSLACNFQKLNSKCLTTQCQNKPRHRQNASPREGVKVKGKKENVWSIDNDMAKSAAEKEKGRTKPRRRGRRVVRRKRNRDGRIMVSGAMLMEVETVLQTQEPVIRPAWNTFASSVSGIWKGLGAVFSPITAEMEPIDIGSRNEHLYDCYTLSHIEVVSPPSEGQISQIQRKINWVTLNPYGEVLQHVVGSNRIKDEDKTVNASLPPNQRGDLGTSRILPDFKSFDFEKSDLLEEDAMGNEPGLVFFEDGSYSRGPVNIPVGEVDDSKYYLTPTFKFEQCLVKGCHKRLRIVHTIEFNNGGSDIQIVRVAVYEEQWVSPANIHDHSDLEFDLKPFSQRKRTQPSELTGSWKVFEVNATPVFGDEMATEDSNSAPYVYLCTETLKKRSLPENPNYFGEEEMVDMQDVTVLWLPGGVTGYVDVNKDGILCIGVGWYSDEGINLVMERDYGLDGMLKEVRWKSELKRRWSDPHLM; via the exons ATGATGCAGTCGCCATGTCTCCACCTCTGCAAGACCTCTTTCACCGTCAATCATCGACTGGGGTTTCACTACACCCTCAAATCCCTTTCCACCCGAAATCTTTCACTTGCCTGTAATTTTCAAAAACTAAACTCTAAATGTCTCACAACCCAATGCCAGAACAAACCCCGCCACCGCCAAAATGCAAGTCCCAGAGAGGGAGTGAAAGTAAAGGGGAAAAAGGAAAATGTGTGGAGCATTGACAATGATATGGCGAAATCCGCGGCGGAGAAAGAAAAGGGGAGAACCAAGCCGAGGAGGAGAGGGAGGAGAGTGGTTAGACGGAAGCGGAACAGAGATGGCAGAATCATGGTCTCTGGTGCTATGCTAATGGAGGTTGAGACTGTTCTTCAAACTCAG GAACCTGTAATAAGACCAGCATGGAATACATTTGCAAGTAGTGTAAGTGGGATATGGAAGGGGCTGGGAGCAGTATTTTCACCCATCACTGCAGAAATGGAACCCATTGACATTGGAAGCAGGAATGAACATTTATATGACTGCTATACTCTTTCTCACATCGAAGTAGTGTCACCCCCATCTGAAGGACAGATATCGCAAATCCAAAGGAAGATAAATTGGGTGACTTTAAATCCTTATGGCGAAGTGCTGCAGCATGTTGTAGGCAGTAATAGAATCAAAGACGAAGACAAAACTGTCAATGCGTCTTTACCTCCAAACCAAAGGGGTGATCTTGGTACAAGTCGTATTTTGCCTGATTTCAAGTCTTTTGACTTTGAAAAGAGTGATTTGCTGGAAGAAGATGCCATGGGCAATGAACCAGGGCTTGTTTTCTTTGAG GATGGATCGTATTCTCGGGGTCCAGTTAATATTCCGGTTGGTGAAGTAGATGATTCCAAGTATTATCTCACTCCAACTTTTAAATTTGAACAA TGTTTGGTCAAAGGTTGCCACAAAAGACTCCGTATTGTTCATACCATAGAATTCAATAATGGGGGTTCAGACATACAGATAGTGAGAGTTGCTGTTTATGAAGAACAGTGGGTCAGTCCAGCAAATATCCATGATCACAG TGATCTGGAGTTTGATCTAAAGCCATTTTCTCAGAGGAAACGTACCCAGCCTTCAGAGCTGACTGGGTCGTGGAAAGTTTTTGAGGTGAATGCTACTCCAGTATTTGGAGATGAGATGGCAACTGAAGATAGCAATAGTGCCCCATATGTTTACCTTTGTACAGAAACCTTGAAAAAGAGGAGCTTGCCTGAAAATCCCAACTACTTTGGGGAGGAAGAGATGGTAGACATGCAAGATGTGACTGTCCTTTGGCTGCCAGGTGGTGTCACAGGATATGTTGATGTTAACAAAGATGGTATCCTTTGCATTGGAGTTGGGTGGTACTCAGACGAGGGAATCAACCTTGTCATGGAAAGGGATTATGGATTGGATGGGATGCTCAAGGAAGTTCGGTGGAAATCTGAGTTGAAGAGAAGATGGTCTGATCCGCACCTTATGTAA